One window from the genome of Roseisolibacter agri encodes:
- a CDS encoding MlaE family ABC transporter permease, giving the protein MSTTLAPVPRWAILTRTSRTARGLLRAFGERAYFGRDVGRALAHPSTWWAEAVRQMRGIGVDSLPLVLIVAGFLGGVTAFQSYYQLFAGVQLSVLGLLVRGSIVLELGPLMTAIVLCGRVGARMTAEIGTMRVTEQIDALETLAYDPVGYLATPRLVAALIMFPVLVLIANFTAITVAWLTLLAATPVTSTDYVAGLRLAFVPFQVIYGLIKAFFFGGAVAFVCSYEGYVTGAGAEGVGRSTARAVVVASMSILVLDAIIAAALAQYVSA; this is encoded by the coding sequence GTGTCCACCACCCTGGCCCCCGTCCCCCGCTGGGCGATCCTCACCCGCACCTCGCGCACGGCGCGCGGGCTGCTGCGGGCCTTCGGCGAGCGCGCGTACTTCGGGCGCGACGTCGGGCGCGCGCTCGCGCATCCGTCCACGTGGTGGGCCGAGGCTGTGCGGCAGATGCGCGGCATCGGCGTCGACTCGCTGCCGCTCGTGCTCATCGTCGCCGGCTTCCTGGGCGGCGTCACGGCGTTCCAGTCGTACTACCAGCTGTTCGCCGGCGTGCAGCTGTCGGTGCTCGGCCTCCTGGTCCGCGGCAGCATCGTGCTGGAGCTCGGGCCCCTCATGACGGCCATCGTGCTGTGCGGCCGCGTGGGCGCGCGCATGACCGCGGAGATCGGGACGATGCGCGTCACCGAGCAGATCGACGCGCTCGAGACGCTGGCCTACGATCCCGTCGGCTACCTCGCGACGCCGCGGCTGGTGGCCGCGCTGATCATGTTCCCGGTGCTCGTGCTGATCGCGAACTTCACCGCGATCACGGTCGCCTGGCTCACGCTGCTGGCGGCGACGCCGGTCACGTCGACGGACTACGTGGCCGGGCTGCGGCTCGCGTTCGTGCCGTTCCAGGTGATCTACGGGTTGATCAAGGCGTTCTTCTTCGGCGGCGCGGTGGCGTTCGTCTGCTCGTACGAGGGCTACGTCACCGGCGCCGGCGCCGAGGGCGTCGGCCGCTCCACGGCGCGCGCGGTGGTCGTCGCGTCGATGTCGATCCTCGTGCTGGACGCGATCATCGCGGCCGCGCTCGCGCAGTACGTCAGCGCCTGA
- a CDS encoding LptF/LptG family permease, translating to MKITTKYVLREHLGPLTFALSALTSLLLLNYISRKFGDLVGKGLPWRVIGEFFVLSIPFTVAMTLPMAVLVSVLYAFSRLAAENEVTAFKASGVAMSRLLGPVLVAAVGLAGLMVYFNDQVLPRANHRLTVLTGDIARTRPTFALREQVLNEVTPQFVLRATHVYNERGALRDVTIYDMSRPEMRTIRADSGQLAMSKNQKDIEMTLYHGVIENLGEGKPNELQRLFYQTNLVRVRDVAKSFTQTDKNGTSFKSDREMSICELQDAYLRSRKEYLIARLEFDQALADSLRRKRPEAAPPGKVFLGLGRLYCQAVKGVRGAVQEVLPVRTAGAMEVRPASVPALQPPAQDTTRRPATPSPASPASPATTPAPTPAQDTTRRPATPTPQPAPTPPAVPPAVPPGVPATVPPGAQPSRADTAALPGQPGVPVVPMVPGQPVPGQPVPGQPVPGQPGAVPGATVTGQPLPPTPTQTPDSAVSAAASAGSMLAIARLRLTETATQMNGYDIEIHKKFALAVACIVFVLLGAPVALRFPRGGVGLVIGMSLFVFALYYCFLIAGEELATRGLLPSWVSMWAANVLFGAVGVVLAWRMGRESGSARGGGLAEWWWMLRHRKELRRQAEARAAVAGAARAQGAA from the coding sequence GTGAAGATCACCACCAAGTACGTGCTCCGGGAGCACCTCGGTCCGCTGACGTTCGCGTTGTCGGCGCTGACCTCGCTCCTGCTGCTCAACTACATCTCGCGCAAGTTCGGCGACCTGGTCGGCAAGGGGCTCCCCTGGCGCGTCATCGGGGAGTTCTTCGTGCTGTCCATCCCGTTCACGGTGGCGATGACGCTGCCGATGGCGGTGCTGGTCTCCGTCCTCTACGCGTTCAGCCGGCTGGCGGCCGAGAACGAGGTGACCGCCTTCAAGGCGAGCGGCGTGGCGATGAGCCGGCTGCTCGGCCCCGTGCTGGTGGCGGCCGTCGGGCTGGCGGGGCTGATGGTCTACTTCAACGACCAGGTGCTGCCGCGCGCCAACCACCGGCTCACCGTGCTGACGGGCGACATCGCCCGCACGCGGCCGACGTTCGCGCTGCGCGAGCAGGTGCTGAACGAGGTGACGCCGCAGTTCGTCCTGCGCGCGACGCACGTCTACAACGAGCGCGGCGCGCTCAGGGACGTGACGATCTACGACATGTCGCGCCCGGAGATGCGGACCATCCGCGCGGACAGCGGCCAGCTGGCGATGTCCAAGAACCAGAAGGACATCGAGATGACGCTCTACCACGGCGTCATCGAGAACCTGGGCGAGGGGAAGCCGAACGAGCTGCAGCGCCTGTTCTACCAGACGAACCTGGTGCGCGTGCGCGACGTCGCGAAGTCGTTCACGCAGACCGACAAGAACGGCACCAGCTTCAAGAGCGACCGCGAGATGTCGATCTGCGAGCTGCAGGACGCCTACCTGCGCTCGCGGAAGGAATACCTGATCGCGCGCCTCGAGTTCGACCAGGCGCTCGCCGACTCGCTGCGGCGCAAGCGCCCCGAGGCCGCGCCGCCGGGCAAGGTGTTCCTGGGCCTCGGCCGGCTGTACTGCCAGGCGGTGAAGGGCGTGCGCGGCGCCGTGCAGGAGGTGCTGCCGGTGCGCACGGCGGGCGCCATGGAGGTGCGGCCCGCATCGGTGCCGGCACTGCAGCCGCCCGCGCAGGACACGACGCGCCGTCCCGCCACGCCGTCGCCTGCATCGCCGGCATCGCCGGCGACGACGCCCGCGCCCACGCCGGCGCAGGACACCACGCGCCGCCCCGCGACGCCGACCCCGCAGCCGGCGCCGACCCCGCCGGCCGTCCCGCCGGCCGTCCCGCCGGGCGTTCCCGCGACGGTGCCGCCGGGTGCGCAGCCGTCGCGCGCCGACACGGCGGCGCTGCCGGGTCAGCCCGGGGTGCCGGTCGTCCCCATGGTCCCAGGCCAGCCGGTGCCCGGCCAGCCGGTGCCCGGCCAGCCGGTGCCCGGCCAGCCCGGCGCCGTCCCCGGCGCGACCGTCACCGGCCAGCCGCTGCCGCCCACCCCCACCCAGACGCCCGACAGTGCCGTCTCGGCCGCCGCGAGCGCGGGCTCGATGCTCGCGATCGCCCGCCTGCGCCTGACCGAGACGGCGACGCAGATGAACGGCTACGACATCGAGATCCACAAGAAGTTCGCGCTCGCCGTCGCCTGCATCGTGTTCGTCCTCCTCGGTGCTCCCGTTGCATTGCGCTTCCCGCGCGGCGGCGTGGGGCTGGTGATCGGCATGAGCCTGTTCGTGTTCGCGCTCTACTACTGCTTCCTGATCGCCGGCGAGGAGCTGGCCACGCGCGGCCTGCTCCCCAGCTGGGTGTCGATGTGGGCGGCGAACGTGCTGTTCGGCGCCGTGGGCGTCGTGCTCGCGTGGCGCATGGGCCGCGAGAGCGGCTCGGCGCGCGGCGGCGGGCTCGCGGAGTGGTGGTGGATGCTGCGGCACCGCAAGGAGCTGCGCCGGCAGGCCGAGGCGCGCGCGGCGGTCGCCGGTGCGGCCCGGGCCCAGGGGGCGGCATGA
- a CDS encoding glycosyltransferase: MARIVLNTWGSHGDVDPALALARGLRARGHAPVLAAPAFYRDVAAAAGIASHAVGPEFDPTDTALVRRIMDRRRGSEVLLRELLLPAVEGAFAELDAAADGADLLVSHPATFAAPVVAESRRLRWASTVLAPLSFWSAHDVPVLPPAPWLKQLEALGPWVGRAIIGASRLATRGWTAPLDRLRARLGLPRGAHPFFEGQHAPALVLALFSRVLGAPQPDWPAHVVVTGQLLYDAAHGTALSPALEAFLDAGPPPVVFTLGTSAVLASGDFFPESLAAARRAGLRAVLMVGRERLAEFASANADDAIAIAAAPHSQLFPRAAAVVQQCGIGTLGQGLRAGRPMLAVPFAHDQPDNAYRVTRLGVARTVHPWRYRAARVATALRALLDDPGYAARAAQVAAQVRTEDGVATACDAIEALLRGEEPPAARAGGAP, from the coding sequence ATGGCACGCATCGTCCTCAACACCTGGGGCTCGCACGGCGACGTCGATCCCGCGCTGGCGCTCGCGCGCGGGCTGCGCGCCCGCGGCCACGCGCCGGTGCTCGCGGCGCCCGCCTTCTACCGCGACGTCGCGGCGGCGGCGGGGATCGCGTCCCATGCCGTCGGCCCCGAGTTCGATCCCACCGACACGGCGCTCGTGCGCCGCATCATGGACCGCCGCCGCGGCAGCGAGGTGCTGCTGCGCGAGCTGCTGCTGCCGGCGGTCGAGGGCGCGTTCGCGGAGCTCGACGCGGCCGCGGACGGCGCGGACCTGCTGGTGAGCCACCCGGCGACCTTCGCCGCGCCCGTGGTGGCCGAGTCGCGCCGGCTCCGCTGGGCGTCGACGGTGCTCGCGCCGCTGTCGTTCTGGTCGGCGCACGACGTGCCGGTGCTGCCGCCCGCGCCGTGGCTCAAGCAGCTGGAAGCCCTCGGGCCGTGGGTGGGCCGCGCGATCATCGGCGCGTCGCGCCTCGCCACGCGCGGCTGGACGGCGCCGCTCGATCGGCTGCGCGCGCGCCTCGGGCTTCCGCGCGGCGCGCATCCGTTCTTCGAGGGACAGCACGCACCGGCGCTGGTGCTCGCGCTCTTCTCGCGCGTGCTGGGCGCGCCGCAGCCCGACTGGCCGGCGCACGTCGTGGTCACCGGCCAGCTGCTCTACGACGCGGCGCACGGCACGGCGCTGTCGCCGGCGCTGGAGGCGTTCCTCGATGCGGGCCCGCCGCCGGTCGTCTTCACGCTCGGCACGTCGGCGGTGCTGGCGTCGGGCGACTTCTTCCCGGAGAGCCTGGCGGCCGCACGGCGCGCGGGGCTGCGCGCGGTGCTGATGGTCGGCCGCGAGCGGCTCGCCGAGTTCGCGAGCGCGAACGCGGACGACGCGATCGCGATCGCCGCCGCGCCGCACTCGCAGCTCTTCCCGCGCGCGGCCGCGGTGGTGCAGCAGTGCGGCATCGGCACGCTGGGGCAGGGGCTCCGCGCGGGGCGGCCGATGCTCGCGGTGCCGTTCGCGCACGACCAGCCCGACAATGCGTATCGCGTGACGCGGCTGGGCGTCGCGCGCACGGTCCATCCGTGGCGCTACCGCGCGGCGCGGGTGGCCACCGCCCTGCGCGCGCTGCTGGACGATCCGGGCTACGCGGCGCGTGCCGCGCAGGTGGCCGCGCAGGTGCGCACGGAGGACGGCGTCGCGACCGCCTGCGACGCGATCGAGGCGCTGCTGCGCGGCGAGGAGCCGCCGGCCGCGCGGGCCGGCGGCGCCCCATGA
- a CDS encoding MerR family transcriptional regulator, translating into MTAERTGGDASPLKVGELARRTGVSVRALHHYDAIGLLRPSLRTPSGHRLYGRPDVERLQQIQSLRAMGISLDEVGRLLDGGAALTPRRVLALHAERARREAGRQARLAERLTRLGADMDAARIVSLDELCRLIEEITRMDQYFTPEQLDVLRERRERAGPERMQAVQAEWAEIIPAVQAAMDRGADPGSPEVIALARRWTALTHEFTGGDPQMEASVRALYAREGDTLRQRHGAVPTPAMFPHIARAVAADAERRGT; encoded by the coding sequence ATGACCGCAGAGCGTACCGGAGGCGACGCATCGCCGCTGAAGGTCGGCGAGCTCGCCCGCCGCACCGGCGTCTCGGTGCGCGCGCTGCACCACTACGACGCGATCGGGTTGCTGCGGCCCTCGCTGCGCACGCCGTCCGGGCACCGGCTCTACGGCCGGCCGGACGTCGAGCGGCTGCAGCAGATCCAGTCGCTGCGGGCCATGGGGATCTCGCTGGACGAGGTGGGGCGCCTGCTCGACGGCGGCGCGGCCCTCACCCCGCGGCGCGTGCTCGCGCTGCACGCGGAGCGCGCCCGGCGCGAGGCCGGGCGCCAGGCCAGGCTCGCCGAGCGGCTCACCCGGCTCGGCGCCGACATGGACGCGGCGCGCATCGTCTCGCTGGACGAGCTGTGCCGCCTGATCGAGGAGATCACGCGCATGGACCAGTACTTCACCCCCGAGCAGCTGGACGTCCTCCGCGAGCGGCGCGAGCGCGCGGGCCCGGAGCGCATGCAGGCCGTGCAGGCCGAGTGGGCGGAGATCATCCCCGCCGTGCAGGCCGCCATGGACCGCGGCGCCGACCCGGGCTCGCCCGAGGTCATCGCGCTCGCGCGGCGCTGGACCGCGCTGACGCACGAGTTCACCGGCGGCGATCCGCAGATGGAAGCCTCGGTGCGGGCGCTCTACGCGCGCGAGGGCGACACGCTCCGGCAGCGCCACGGCGCCGTCCCCACGCCGGCGATGTTCCCGCACATCGCGCGCGCCGTCGCCGCCGACGCGGAGCGTCGGGGCACGTGA
- a CDS encoding MlaD family protein: MKRRNEILVGGLLLVSLAIGILGTIWLVRGGFRSGYPLYSIFRWGTNLKVGQAVRLAGVQVGYVEDVQLRDDGTLVLKMAIEEGRKIPRNARSVVQAVGIFGDAEVALLGTPDPRSYVAGDTVPAGAAAPGIPELTAKGDSVATIAVNLSKQLQAQLVDSGGLGDMRQTIARTNALVAQLAVIAAEQSRQLSATQRTVRRSLSAVDSATVDSTLRSVRATAANAAALSDSLRLTVAQLNGTIGDLRGGSGTAGKLLTDTLLYSDVRRLVTRLDSLTLEFKKNPRRFINLEIF, encoded by the coding sequence ATGAAGCGTCGCAATGAGATCCTCGTCGGCGGCCTGCTGCTCGTGTCGCTCGCCATCGGCATCCTCGGCACGATCTGGCTGGTGCGCGGCGGCTTCCGCTCGGGCTACCCGCTGTACTCCATCTTCAGGTGGGGCACCAACCTGAAGGTGGGCCAGGCGGTGCGCCTCGCGGGCGTGCAGGTGGGCTACGTCGAGGACGTGCAGCTGCGCGACGACGGGACGCTCGTGCTGAAGATGGCCATCGAGGAGGGCCGCAAGATCCCGCGCAACGCGCGCTCGGTGGTGCAGGCGGTCGGCATCTTCGGCGACGCGGAGGTGGCGCTCCTGGGCACGCCGGACCCGCGCTCCTACGTGGCCGGCGACACGGTGCCCGCGGGAGCGGCGGCGCCCGGCATCCCCGAGCTGACGGCCAAGGGCGACAGCGTGGCGACGATCGCGGTCAACCTGTCCAAGCAGCTGCAGGCGCAGCTCGTGGACAGCGGGGGCCTGGGCGACATGCGGCAGACGATCGCCCGCACGAACGCGCTCGTCGCGCAGCTGGCGGTCATCGCCGCCGAGCAGTCGCGCCAGCTCTCGGCCACGCAGCGCACGGTGCGTCGCTCCCTGAGCGCCGTCGACTCGGCCACGGTCGACTCCACGCTGCGGAGCGTGCGCGCCACCGCCGCCAACGCGGCCGCGCTCTCCGACTCGCTGCGCCTGACGGTGGCACAGCTCAACGGGACCATCGGCGACCTGCGCGGCGGCAGCGGCACGGCCGGCAAGCTGCTGACGGACACGCTGCTCTACTCCGACGTGCGGCGGCTCGTGACGCGGCTCGACTCGCTGACGCTCGAGTTCAAGAAGAACCCGCGGCGGTTCATCAACCTGGAGATCTTCTAG
- a CDS encoding LptF/LptG family permease translates to MSAAVHPAPVRTPAVGSTAAARPVGAKRRMRLGSALDRYVFVEFMKVFTVTALGFPLLLFVIDLVDNLNKYLGRKIPRADLLLSYVYWLPEQMFLVLPAAVLFATVFTVGAVTRHSEITAAKASGISFYRFILPIVWGAMIATCVGMALGELSPDANAVRMRLLKEREDPMGVARANFAYAAEGGRVYQAQLLLVDSGQLVKPQLERKGNGAEYPGVLAAANDARYRAGQGWMLRKGAIHLMPGDTVVHAFQFDSVLDRRMNERPRDLLSSAKAPADMDFRELGAFIQAMERSGVDVGKLRVERMLKIAIPVTCVIILLFGAPLATSTQRGGTAYGVGLSLGTTIIFLVLIQLTRAIGGKGLIQPELAAWIPSALFGVVGGILLLRVKT, encoded by the coding sequence ATGAGCGCCGCCGTCCACCCCGCCCCGGTGCGCACGCCGGCCGTCGGCTCCACGGCGGCGGCCCGTCCGGTGGGCGCCAAGCGCCGGATGCGGCTCGGCAGCGCGCTCGATCGCTACGTGTTCGTCGAGTTCATGAAGGTCTTCACGGTCACGGCGCTCGGCTTCCCGCTGCTGCTGTTCGTGATCGACCTCGTCGACAACCTCAACAAGTACCTCGGCCGCAAGATCCCGCGCGCCGACCTGCTGCTCAGCTACGTCTACTGGCTGCCCGAGCAGATGTTCTTGGTGCTGCCGGCGGCGGTGCTGTTCGCGACCGTGTTCACCGTCGGTGCCGTCACGCGGCACTCCGAGATCACGGCGGCCAAGGCGTCGGGGATCAGCTTCTACCGCTTCATCCTCCCCATCGTCTGGGGCGCCATGATCGCGACCTGCGTCGGCATGGCGCTCGGCGAGCTGTCGCCCGACGCCAACGCGGTGCGCATGCGCCTCCTCAAGGAGCGCGAGGACCCGATGGGCGTCGCGCGCGCCAACTTCGCCTACGCCGCGGAGGGCGGACGCGTCTACCAGGCGCAGCTCCTCCTGGTGGACTCGGGGCAGCTGGTGAAGCCCCAGCTGGAGCGGAAGGGGAACGGCGCCGAGTACCCGGGCGTGCTGGCCGCGGCGAACGACGCCCGCTACCGCGCGGGCCAGGGGTGGATGCTGCGCAAGGGCGCGATCCACCTGATGCCGGGCGACACGGTGGTGCACGCGTTCCAGTTCGACTCGGTCCTCGACCGCCGCATGAACGAGCGCCCCCGCGACCTGCTGTCGTCCGCCAAGGCGCCGGCCGACATGGACTTCCGCGAGCTGGGCGCGTTCATCCAGGCGATGGAGCGCTCGGGCGTGGACGTCGGGAAGCTGCGCGTGGAGCGCATGCTGAAGATCGCGATCCCGGTCACCTGCGTGATCATCCTGCTCTTCGGCGCCCCGCTGGCCACCAGCACGCAGCGCGGTGGCACGGCGTACGGCGTGGGCCTGAGCCTCGGGACGACGATCATCTTCCTCGTGCTCATCCAGCTGACCCGCGCCATCGGCGGGAAGGGGCTGATCCAGCCCGAGCTCGCGGCGTGGATCCCCTCGGCGCTGTTCGGCGTGGTGGGCGGAATCTTGCTCCTGCGGGTCAAGACGTGA